From Paenibacillus sp. V4I7, one genomic window encodes:
- a CDS encoding glycosyltransferase family 1 protein, which yields MSTLTIDIRMLHHSGIGTYLRNLVPSVAEVLTDLNINLLGNNEELQEYSWSRRKNINIINCTSNIYTLTEQIELLRKIPSQTDLFWSPHINIPLMFRGKLLVTVHDAFFLANPQLVGGLHKQLYARFMYNTLSKKAAHIITPSNFTQKELQHYLKLDVNKVSTIHNGVQEEWFHISKEEFPNNKPYLLYVGNVKPHKNLKALLKGFDIIKEKIKHDIIIVGKKDGFITGDDEIAHMASTMGDRVKFTGYITDDELKQYYVHAEALVFPSIYEGFGLPPIEAMACGCPTIVSKAASIPEICDSAALYFDPFNPQDIASKIEMLLNNDDLRNDIVQKGLSRARQFLWDKSAKETIGVIEGVLSS from the coding sequence ATGTCAACACTAACAATTGATATTAGGATGTTACACCACTCTGGGATTGGAACATATCTACGGAATTTAGTTCCCTCTGTAGCAGAAGTATTAACTGATCTTAATATTAACTTATTGGGTAATAACGAAGAATTACAGGAATACTCGTGGTCCAGAAGAAAAAATATCAATATTATTAATTGTACAAGTAATATCTACACATTAACAGAACAAATAGAGCTATTGAGAAAGATTCCTAGTCAAACTGATCTCTTTTGGAGTCCTCATATCAATATTCCATTGATGTTTAGAGGTAAATTGTTAGTGACGGTACACGATGCATTTTTTCTGGCAAATCCTCAATTAGTAGGAGGCCTCCATAAGCAATTATACGCAAGATTTATGTACAATACTTTATCTAAGAAAGCAGCTCATATTATAACACCGTCTAATTTCACGCAAAAAGAACTCCAACATTATCTTAAACTTGATGTTAATAAAGTAAGCACTATTCATAATGGTGTACAAGAGGAATGGTTTCATATATCAAAAGAGGAGTTTCCAAATAATAAACCTTATCTACTATATGTAGGTAATGTGAAACCACACAAAAATTTAAAGGCATTACTTAAAGGGTTTGATATAATTAAAGAAAAAATCAAACATGATATTATAATTGTTGGGAAAAAGGATGGCTTCATAACAGGAGACGATGAAATAGCACATATGGCTAGTACAATGGGCGATAGAGTAAAATTTACAGGCTATATCACTGATGATGAATTAAAACAGTATTATGTTCACGCAGAAGCGCTTGTTTTTCCATCGATATATGAAGGTTTTGGCCTTCCTCCCATTGAGGCAATGGCTTGTGGTTGCCCTACAATAGTATCAAAAGCTGCATCAATACCGGAAATTTGCGATAGTGCAGCGTTGTATTTCGATCCTTTTAATCCTCAGGATATTGCAAGTAAAATAGAGATGTTATTAAATAATGATGATCTAAGAAATGATATTGTGCAAAAGGGACTTTCTCGTGCAAGGCAATTTCTATGGGATAAATCTGCAAAAGAAACGATAGGTGTAATTGAGGGGGTTCTTTCTTCGTGA
- a CDS encoding glycosyltransferase family 4 protein, with translation MKVAIVHEWLDTYAGSERVVEQLLEIFPEANLYSVVDFLPSNKRSFIMNKVVTTSFIQRLPFAKKKFRQYLPLMPIAVEQFDLSQYDLILSSSHAVAKGVITGPNQLHVSYVHSPIRYAWDLQHQYLTESGLNKGMKGMIAKWILHKMRLWDYRTANSVDEFIANSRFISKRIYKFYRRESSVIYPPVDINSFIMCETKEDFYFTASRMVPYKRIDMIVEAFTKMPDKKLLVIGDGPEFNKIKEKAGRNVTLLGYQTFEILRDHMQRAKAFVFAAEEDFGIIPVEAQACGTPVIAYGKGGSLETIRNIGEDNPTGLFYKEQTVQSLIDAVNFFEKEGHIITPNNCRNNSLRFSPERFKDEIRSFVSAKLKEFQCS, from the coding sequence GTGAAGGTTGCAATAGTACATGAATGGCTTGATACCTATGCTGGATCGGAAAGAGTAGTAGAACAGCTACTGGAAATATTCCCTGAGGCAAATTTGTATAGTGTGGTTGACTTTCTACCGTCTAATAAGCGTAGTTTTATCATGAATAAAGTTGTTACTACTTCCTTTATTCAAAGACTTCCATTTGCTAAGAAAAAGTTTCGACAGTATTTACCTCTTATGCCAATTGCAGTAGAACAATTTGATTTATCACAATATGATTTAATACTCTCTAGTTCACATGCTGTAGCAAAAGGCGTTATTACTGGACCTAATCAACTCCACGTTTCATATGTACACTCACCAATACGTTATGCGTGGGATTTACAACACCAATACTTGACAGAATCCGGTTTAAATAAAGGTATGAAGGGTATGATTGCAAAATGGATTTTGCACAAAATGCGCCTATGGGATTATAGAACAGCTAACAGTGTAGATGAATTTATAGCAAACTCTAGATTTATATCTAAACGAATATATAAGTTTTATCGAAGAGAATCATCTGTGATTTACCCACCTGTTGATATAAATAGTTTTATAATGTGCGAAACAAAGGAAGATTTTTATTTCACTGCTTCAAGAATGGTCCCATACAAAAGAATAGATATGATAGTAGAAGCGTTCACTAAAATGCCGGACAAGAAACTGTTGGTTATTGGTGATGGACCGGAATTTAATAAGATTAAAGAGAAAGCAGGTAGGAATGTAACACTATTAGGATATCAAACCTTTGAAATTCTTAGAGATCATATGCAACGAGCCAAGGCATTTGTTTTTGCAGCAGAAGAGGATTTTGGAATCATTCCAGTTGAAGCACAGGCATGTGGGACTCCGGTAATTGCTTATGGTAAAGGTGGATCATTGGAAACCATTCGTAATATTGGGGAAGATAATCCTACTGGATTATTTTATAAAGAACAAACAGTGCAAAGCTTAATAGATGCTGTTAATTTTTTTGAAAAGGAAGGTCATATTATTACCCCAAACAATTGCCGAAATAACTCTCTTCGGTTTTCTCCAGAGCGTTTTAAAGATGAAATTAGAAGTTTTGTTTCAGCCAAGCTTAAAGAATTTCAGTGTAGTTAA
- the rfbH gene encoding lipopolysaccharide biosynthesis protein RfbH, with the protein MLDLGAVLKIEDKLVAVIDKSKKYITTVSCKLEVTNYSIDSFQKEEWSYDELSLVRYEIVGRLDKSQMNSAKRSIIFDKVEEFHDLFHQKDSFDPEISNLSYAGKVYDSKEMVSLIDASLDFWLTSGRFSKKFETDFAAYLGVRYALLTNSGSSANLLAVSALTSPKLGDKRLLPGDEVITVAAGFPTTVAPIVQNKLIPVFVDVDLGTYNISVDQIEQAISPKTKAIMIAHTMGNPFNLSAVMEIAEKYNLWVVEDNCDALGSLYNGKLTGTFGHIGTSSFYPPHHMTMGEGGAVYTNHPLLKLAIESFRDWGRDCWCPSGCDNTCNKRFDWQLGQLPQGYDHKYTYSHVGYNLKVTDMQAAIGLEQLNKLPYFIEKRISNFDRLKAGLKCIEDMLILPEATENSIPSWFGFILTVRDGASLSRNKMTEYLEKNRIQTRMLFAGNLIKQPAFDGVEYRLASKLTNTDKIMYDTFLVGVYPGLTDEMIDYMSKTIIDAISYAKL; encoded by the coding sequence TTGTTAGATTTAGGAGCAGTGCTTAAGATTGAAGATAAATTAGTTGCTGTTATAGATAAAAGTAAGAAATATATTACAACTGTTTCTTGTAAACTTGAAGTAACAAATTATTCTATCGATTCATTCCAAAAAGAGGAATGGAGTTACGATGAATTATCATTGGTAAGGTATGAAATTGTTGGAAGGCTAGATAAATCACAGATGAATTCGGCTAAACGTAGCATTATTTTTGATAAAGTTGAAGAGTTTCATGACCTTTTTCACCAAAAGGATTCGTTTGACCCAGAGATATCTAATCTAAGTTATGCAGGTAAAGTATACGACAGCAAAGAAATGGTTTCTCTTATTGATGCATCTCTAGATTTTTGGTTAACATCTGGTCGATTTAGCAAAAAATTCGAGACAGACTTCGCCGCATATTTAGGTGTTAGATATGCGCTCCTAACCAATTCTGGCTCCTCAGCTAACTTACTTGCTGTTTCTGCTCTTACATCTCCCAAACTCGGAGACAAGCGATTGTTACCGGGTGATGAAGTCATCACAGTAGCCGCAGGTTTTCCAACAACGGTAGCACCAATCGTTCAAAATAAATTAATACCCGTATTTGTTGATGTTGATTTAGGAACTTATAATATCTCTGTTGATCAAATTGAGCAAGCAATATCACCGAAAACTAAAGCTATTATGATTGCTCATACGATGGGAAATCCATTTAATTTATCTGCTGTTATGGAAATTGCAGAGAAATATAACTTATGGGTAGTAGAAGATAACTGCGATGCTCTAGGTTCATTGTATAATGGCAAGTTAACAGGTACGTTTGGACATATAGGAACTTCAAGTTTTTACCCGCCACATCATATGACTATGGGCGAAGGTGGCGCTGTTTATACTAATCATCCATTATTAAAATTAGCAATCGAATCCTTCAGAGATTGGGGACGCGATTGCTGGTGTCCTTCTGGCTGCGATAATACTTGCAATAAGAGATTTGATTGGCAACTTGGCCAGCTACCACAAGGTTATGATCATAAGTATACTTACTCTCATGTTGGTTATAACTTGAAAGTTACTGATATGCAAGCAGCTATTGGTCTAGAACAACTGAATAAACTTCCATATTTCATCGAGAAAAGAATAAGTAATTTTGATCGTTTAAAAGCCGGTCTCAAGTGTATTGAAGATATGTTGATTTTACCAGAGGCTACCGAGAACAGCATACCAAGCTGGTTTGGATTTATTTTAACAGTAAGGGACGGAGCTAGTCTTTCTCGAAACAAAATGACTGAATACTTGGAGAAAAATCGAATTCAAACTAGAATGTTATTCGCTGGGAATCTCATTAAACAACCCGCTTTTGATGGTGTTGAGTATCGGTTGGCAAGCAAGCTTACAAATACCGATAAGATTATGTATGATACATTCTTAGTTGGTGTTTATCCTGGATTAACTGACGAGATGATCGATTATATGAGTAAAACAATAATTGATGCAATTAGTTACGCTAAATTATAA
- a CDS encoding sugar phosphate nucleotidyltransferase: MKLVLLSGGSGKRLWPLSNDSRSKQFLKVLRNNEGLLESMVQRVWNQIEAVGMADSTLLTTSKSQLDMIHSQLGINIPIIVEPERRDTFPAIALAAAYLYSNQGISLDEVVAVLPVDPYVEKDFFDKIKKLEILLHSSESNLALLGVTPTFASEKYGYIVPSSPLENDLFIRVSHFKEKPNEEQAKQLIAQKALWNCGVFAFKLGFVISIIKEKGLPIQYDELLLNYNELPKISFDYEVVEKAKNIVALSYDGYWKDLGTWNTLTEEMGANLIGNGIISEDSTNTHLINELNIPITVLGLPNVIVAASPDGILVSDKVASPRIKDLAINFDERPMYEEKPWGWYKILDYTKAKEGREVLTKRIGILEGNNLSYQVHQKRKEVWTIISGEGLFALNGVISPIKSGDVLQIPAGAKHGIKATTDIELIEIQTGTELIDEDIIRISLNWEDTMKYCMT; encoded by the coding sequence ATGAAGCTAGTGTTATTATCGGGTGGATCAGGCAAACGATTATGGCCTCTATCAAACGATTCTCGATCTAAACAATTTCTTAAAGTATTAAGAAATAATGAAGGTCTACTGGAATCTATGGTACAAAGAGTGTGGAATCAAATCGAAGCAGTTGGGATGGCAGATTCGACACTTTTAACAACAAGTAAATCTCAATTAGATATGATTCACAGTCAGTTAGGTATTAATATTCCAATTATAGTTGAACCGGAGAGAAGAGATACATTTCCAGCTATTGCTTTAGCAGCGGCTTACTTATACTCAAATCAAGGTATAAGTTTGGATGAAGTTGTTGCAGTTTTACCAGTAGATCCTTATGTCGAAAAAGATTTTTTTGATAAAATTAAGAAACTGGAAATTCTTTTACATTCTTCAGAATCTAATCTTGCTTTATTGGGGGTAACTCCTACTTTCGCATCGGAAAAATACGGTTATATTGTACCATCAAGTCCTTTGGAAAACGATTTGTTTATCAGAGTCAGTCATTTTAAAGAAAAGCCAAATGAAGAACAAGCTAAACAACTAATCGCTCAAAAAGCACTTTGGAATTGTGGTGTGTTTGCCTTTAAGCTTGGCTTTGTAATTTCAATAATAAAGGAAAAAGGGCTTCCTATTCAATATGATGAATTATTATTAAATTATAACGAATTGCCCAAAATAAGTTTCGATTATGAGGTTGTTGAAAAAGCAAAAAATATAGTTGCATTATCATATGATGGATATTGGAAAGACTTGGGTACATGGAACACTTTAACTGAAGAGATGGGTGCGAATTTAATTGGAAATGGTATAATAAGTGAAGATTCAACCAATACTCATCTGATTAATGAACTTAATATTCCCATTACAGTGCTTGGATTACCTAACGTAATTGTTGCCGCTAGTCCTGACGGTATATTAGTTAGTGATAAGGTTGCTAGTCCAAGAATTAAAGATTTAGCAATTAATTTTGATGAAAGACCTATGTATGAAGAAAAACCATGGGGTTGGTATAAGATATTAGACTATACTAAAGCCAAGGAAGGTAGAGAGGTTTTAACAAAACGCATTGGCATTCTTGAGGGTAATAATTTAAGTTATCAAGTACATCAAAAAAGAAAAGAAGTCTGGACCATAATTAGCGGAGAAGGACTATTTGCACTAAATGGTGTAATAAGTCCAATCAAATCAGGTGATGTACTTCAGATACCTGCAGGAGCTAAGCATGGAATTAAGGCAACAACTGATATAGAATTAATTGAAATACAAACAGGTACTGAACTAATTGATGAAGACATCATTAGAATAAGTTTGAATTGGGAAGATACAATGAAGTATTGTATGACTTAA
- a CDS encoding undecaprenyl-phosphate glucose phosphotransferase: MIRSNDRFLTQVYSLSDLICVEISFLISWWIKFHSGLIPYENPLSFETYFPWSFVYGFIATGLGYFFTLYSPKRKKSFSQETVRVIQVHLVSLIILLSFLYVFKVVDISRHFLAIFLIVNIILVVAYRYIVKSILREIRKKGFNHQFILILGAGTLGRKFYDNIIQHPEMGFKVVGFLDDFQEEHNTENKIYQSILGKVDDLENILKNNLVDEVTIALPLIAYQKYDKIISICEKYGVRVLIIPDFFDFLPAKPRFDNFAGMPLINVRDVPLDEIRNQILKRCFDIVFSFSAILMMLPLLIIIAIGVKVTSPGPIIFKQERVGLNRRNFMMYKFRSMRILSQGVSDTQWTIKDDPRKTKFGALIRKTSLDELPQFFNVLFGHMSVVGPRPERPHFVEQFKEEIPKYMVKHHIRPGITGWAQSNGLRGDTSIEDRINHDIFYIENWSFILDLKIIVKTVINGFVNKNAY; the protein is encoded by the coding sequence ATGATTCGTTCTAATGATAGGTTTTTAACTCAAGTGTATTCTTTATCAGATTTAATTTGTGTGGAAATATCATTTCTGATTTCATGGTGGATAAAGTTCCATAGTGGACTAATTCCATATGAGAATCCTTTATCCTTTGAAACTTATTTTCCATGGAGTTTTGTTTATGGTTTTATAGCAACAGGGTTGGGGTACTTTTTCACACTATATTCTCCTAAAAGAAAGAAAAGCTTCTCTCAAGAAACTGTTCGGGTTATTCAAGTTCACTTAGTTAGTTTGATCATATTGCTTAGTTTTCTCTACGTTTTTAAAGTAGTTGATATATCACGGCATTTTCTTGCGATTTTTCTTATTGTCAATATAATACTTGTTGTAGCCTATCGCTACATAGTTAAAAGTATTTTAAGGGAAATAAGAAAAAAAGGTTTTAATCATCAGTTTATTCTTATTCTTGGTGCAGGTACACTAGGACGTAAATTTTATGATAATATTATTCAACATCCTGAAATGGGTTTTAAAGTTGTAGGATTTCTTGATGATTTTCAAGAAGAACATAACACTGAAAACAAAATATATCAATCGATATTAGGAAAAGTAGATGATTTGGAAAATATACTTAAGAATAACCTTGTGGATGAAGTTACTATTGCATTGCCTCTCATTGCTTATCAAAAATACGACAAAATTATTAGCATTTGTGAAAAATATGGTGTAAGAGTATTAATAATTCCAGACTTTTTCGATTTTTTGCCTGCAAAACCTCGTTTTGATAATTTTGCAGGAATGCCACTAATTAATGTTAGAGATGTACCACTTGATGAAATAAGGAATCAAATTTTAAAACGATGCTTCGATATAGTATTCTCCTTTTCAGCAATATTAATGATGTTGCCATTATTAATTATTATTGCCATTGGTGTGAAGGTAACGTCCCCAGGGCCAATTATATTTAAACAGGAAAGGGTTGGACTTAATCGTCGAAACTTTATGATGTATAAATTTCGTTCAATGAGAATACTGTCTCAGGGAGTTTCAGACACACAATGGACTATTAAGGACGACCCTAGAAAAACGAAATTCGGTGCATTGATAAGAAAAACAAGCTTAGATGAATTGCCACAATTTTTTAATGTGTTATTTGGCCATATGAGTGTGGTAGGTCCACGTCCGGAACGTCCACACTTTGTGGAACAATTTAAAGAAGAAATACCGAAATATATGGTGAAACATCATATTCGTCCAGGGATTACAGGTTGGGCACAAAGTAATGGTTTACGCGGGGATACATCGATAGAAGATAGAATTAATCACGATATATTCTATATTGAAAACTGGAGTTTTATCCTAGATCTAAAAATTATAGTAAAAACTGTAATTAACGGATTTGTGAATAAGAATGCATACTAG
- a CDS encoding stalk domain-containing protein, translating into MRKKFLFSIFFSILLLINTVTLSFAQESTFQQKWFEKYSLIAHALGGIDGNTYTNSKDALLYNYQKGQRLFEVDFMLTEDGIMVARHGWEKDYITYLQQEDVFPVEKIGKPISYKEFSNMTIMRKYQHLSLEEIIKFMVDHPDMLLITDTKYVDKNMVVKQFSNIVEMTKGIDPEVLDRIVPQIYNQEMLGWIDNVYRFKSMIYTLYSSDDTDNQVVDFVKNKRIDVVTMWTTRANPDFVSRLLLEGVKTYTHTTNNVEEIRKQKSFGVAGFYTDFIYNEDLNVIKKIEPTNTPLITYKGKPLEFEINPIIINGTTFVPMRKLLEINGAQIDWDSERMLVTSRTNEVKIEYVIGDKLINVNNKLVDLPYPGFIKDGITMLPLRFYSEVLGEKLNWNEEKRLISIE; encoded by the coding sequence ATGAGAAAAAAATTTTTATTTAGCATTTTCTTTTCTATATTATTATTAATAAATACTGTGACACTATCTTTTGCACAGGAATCGACTTTCCAACAAAAATGGTTTGAGAAATACTCGCTTATAGCTCATGCATTGGGTGGTATTGATGGAAATACGTATACAAACTCTAAGGATGCATTGCTATATAATTATCAAAAGGGACAGCGATTATTTGAGGTTGATTTTATGTTAACAGAAGATGGAATCATGGTTGCTAGACATGGTTGGGAGAAAGATTATATTACATACCTTCAGCAAGAAGATGTGTTCCCTGTAGAAAAAATAGGAAAGCCTATCTCTTACAAAGAGTTCTCAAATATGACAATCATGAGAAAGTATCAACATTTAAGCCTCGAGGAAATAATTAAGTTCATGGTAGATCACCCAGATATGTTATTAATCACTGATACCAAATATGTTGATAAAAATATGGTTGTTAAGCAATTCTCTAATATAGTAGAGATGACTAAAGGTATCGATCCAGAAGTTCTTGATCGTATTGTCCCTCAGATATATAACCAAGAAATGCTCGGATGGATAGACAATGTTTATCGATTCAAGTCAATGATCTATACATTGTACTCTTCAGATGATACAGATAATCAAGTTGTTGATTTTGTCAAAAATAAAAGAATTGATGTTGTTACAATGTGGACAACGAGAGCAAACCCTGATTTTGTCTCTAGATTATTGTTAGAAGGAGTTAAGACTTATACCCATACAACAAACAATGTAGAGGAAATTAGGAAACAAAAGAGTTTTGGTGTAGCTGGGTTTTATACTGATTTTATATATAATGAGGATCTAAATGTAATTAAAAAAATAGAACCAACAAACACTCCCTTGATTACATACAAAGGGAAACCGTTAGAATTTGAAATAAACCCAATAATTATTAATGGGACTACTTTTGTACCTATGCGTAAACTATTAGAAATTAACGGGGCTCAAATAGACTGGGATAGTGAAAGAATGTTAGTTACCTCACGAACTAATGAAGTTAAAATAGAATACGTCATTGGAGATAAGTTAATAAATGTGAACAATAAATTAGTTGATTTACCATATCCCGGTTTTATTAAAGATGGAATCACAATGCTGCCATTAAGGTTTTATAGTGAAGTATTAGGTGAAAAATTAAATTGGAATGAAGAAAAGCGATTAATAAGTATTGAATAA
- a CDS encoding LTA synthase family protein — MKHIDIRKIINFFFMKGDVLLFVMIITTKLYLFNHFASLPLTSKAIILSICGVLLVCSLLNMLDNKYRLISLYLLNVFFSLILLLDLIYLHYFEDVTSLSLFSQVGQLGELGGSIKNLYQAKYTVLLFDLFIELILILRFSRLIENFYANRYKPNIKINALLSLIIIIFCGAMFGMKVYNLEKRGEMLLKSRISNLALVDAFGIYSYHAIDIYSYLETNIINKPKVTQKDIASINEWFHNNKKNQSNNSLFGVDKGKNVILIQEESLQEFVVNFSYKGQEITPNLNNLIKDSAYFNRFYDQTSQGRTSDAEFTALNSLYTSPYSGSVNFHFPKNDFDTLVKRLNNQNYSSLSAHPFRGSFWNRAPMHKSYGFQKSLFEKDFDLKSGDLIGWGLSDRSFLLQSSQYLEQLPKPFFSFLITLTNHHPYDHIPLIEQELSLGELNETLVGNYLHSVHFADKALGQFIEKLKKDGLYDTSIIALYGDHDSGIPDSELAKIGLKPKNTRYYDKVPFLIHSSKLSKENLESFTSQVAGHLDITPTLLYLLGISTEDSHFMGDNLFDTNSKKIVVFRDNSFITNTSFFITNKNFDSGTCYDKENNVIDTMKCEPNFIQAKKRLEISDLILKTNLLTQLDNK; from the coding sequence ATGAAGCACATAGACATTAGAAAAATTATCAACTTCTTTTTTATGAAAGGCGATGTATTACTTTTTGTAATGATTATAACTACTAAGCTATATTTATTTAACCACTTTGCTAGTTTGCCTCTAACATCAAAGGCAATAATTCTTTCAATCTGCGGTGTTTTATTAGTCTGTTCATTACTAAATATGCTAGATAATAAATATAGGTTAATTAGTTTATATCTGTTAAATGTATTTTTCTCTCTAATTTTACTATTAGATCTAATCTATTTGCATTACTTTGAAGACGTTACATCTTTATCACTTTTTTCTCAAGTTGGACAATTAGGTGAACTCGGAGGAAGTATAAAAAATTTATATCAAGCTAAGTACACTGTTCTTTTATTTGATTTATTCATTGAGTTAATTCTAATACTGAGGTTTTCTAGGCTAATTGAAAATTTTTATGCGAATAGATATAAACCTAATATCAAAATAAATGCTCTCTTAAGCTTAATAATTATTATCTTTTGTGGAGCAATGTTCGGAATGAAAGTTTATAATCTTGAAAAAAGAGGTGAAATGTTACTAAAATCAAGAATATCTAATTTAGCCTTGGTAGATGCATTCGGAATTTACAGTTACCATGCAATCGATATTTATTCTTATTTGGAAACTAACATAATAAATAAACCTAAAGTAACACAAAAAGATATTGCATCGATCAATGAATGGTTTCATAACAATAAAAAGAACCAATCTAATAATTCTCTTTTTGGTGTTGATAAAGGTAAAAACGTGATTCTAATTCAAGAAGAATCTCTTCAAGAATTTGTTGTTAATTTTTCATATAAAGGACAGGAGATCACTCCTAACCTTAATAATTTAATCAAGGATAGTGCTTATTTTAACCGTTTTTACGATCAAACTAGTCAGGGTCGTACTTCTGATGCGGAGTTTACTGCTTTAAATTCATTATATACTTCCCCATATTCAGGAAGTGTGAACTTTCATTTTCCTAAGAATGACTTTGATACTCTTGTTAAGAGACTCAATAATCAAAACTACAGTTCTCTTTCAGCACATCCATTTAGGGGAAGCTTTTGGAATCGTGCTCCTATGCACAAAAGTTATGGATTTCAAAAGAGTTTATTTGAAAAGGATTTTGATTTAAAATCTGGCGATTTGATTGGATGGGGACTATCTGACAGATCTTTTCTCCTCCAATCATCTCAATATTTAGAACAATTACCTAAGCCATTTTTTTCATTTCTGATTACGTTAACAAACCATCATCCATATGATCATATTCCACTTATTGAACAAGAACTATCACTTGGCGAATTAAATGAAACATTGGTTGGGAATTACTTGCATTCAGTTCATTTTGCTGATAAAGCATTAGGTCAATTCATTGAAAAACTAAAAAAAGACGGGCTTTATGATACAAGTATCATAGCTTTATATGGAGACCATGATTCCGGCATTCCAGATTCAGAACTAGCCAAAATAGGTTTAAAGCCTAAAAATACGAGATATTATGACAAGGTGCCCTTCCTTATTCACTCATCTAAACTATCGAAAGAAAACTTGGAATCTTTTACTTCACAGGTTGCGGGACATCTTGATATTACCCCAACATTACTCTATCTACTTGGTATATCGACAGAAGATTCACACTTTATGGGGGATAATCTATTTGATACTAATAGTAAGAAGATAGTGGTATTTAGAGATAATTCTTTCATAACTAATACTTCCTTTTTTATAACAAACAAGAATTTTGATAGCGGAACTTGTTATGATAAAGAAAACAATGTTATTGATACTATGAAATGTGAACCTAATTTTATACAAGCAAAGAAACGTTTAGAAATCTCCGACTTGATTTTAAAAACTAACCTATTGACCCAACTAGATAACAAATAA
- the galU gene encoding UTP--glucose-1-phosphate uridylyltransferase GalU, with amino-acid sequence MKVKKAIIPAAGLGTRFLPATKAMPKEMLPIVDKPTIQYIVEEAVASGIEDIIIVTGRGKRAIEDHFDNYFELEQNLFDKGKFNLLDEVQKSSKLVDIHYIRQKEPKGLGHAIWCARKFIGDEPFAVLLGDDIVVSETPCMKQLIDLFYDYKSSVIGVKQVSDEERSRYGIVEAMELSERVYKANKLFEKPTNNITQSNLAIMGRYILTPKIFSILETTQTGRGGEIQLTDAISELNQTEDIYAYDFVGTRYDVGEKLGFIKTTIDFALEREELKEDLLKYLKQIVTS; translated from the coding sequence ATGAAGGTTAAAAAAGCAATTATTCCAGCCGCTGGATTAGGGACAAGATTCCTTCCTGCAACTAAAGCAATGCCTAAAGAAATGCTACCTATTGTAGACAAACCTACTATTCAATACATTGTTGAAGAAGCAGTAGCATCCGGAATTGAAGATATAATTATTGTTACTGGTAGAGGGAAAAGAGCCATTGAGGATCACTTCGATAACTATTTTGAATTAGAACAGAACTTGTTTGATAAAGGAAAATTTAATTTGTTAGATGAAGTTCAAAAATCTTCAAAGCTTGTAGATATTCATTACATTAGACAGAAGGAACCAAAGGGACTTGGGCATGCAATATGGTGTGCGCGGAAGTTTATTGGAGATGAACCCTTTGCCGTTCTTCTTGGTGATGATATTGTTGTTTCTGAGACGCCCTGTATGAAGCAGTTAATAGATCTTTTTTACGATTACAAATCCTCTGTAATTGGAGTAAAACAAGTAAGTGACGAAGAAAGATCTCGATATGGGATTGTTGAGGCTATGGAATTGAGTGAACGGGTTTATAAAGCAAATAAATTATTTGAAAAACCTACTAACAATATTACCCAGTCCAATCTAGCTATTATGGGGAGGTACATTCTTACGCCTAAAATATTTAGTATCTTAGAAACTACTCAAACAGGGCGTGGCGGCGAAATTCAGTTAACCGATGCAATATCCGAATTAAATCAAACCGAGGATATTTACGCCTATGATTTTGTTGGGACAAGATATGATGTTGGAGAAAAGTTAGGATTTATAAAGACAACCATTGATTTTGCTTTGGAACGCGAAGAATTAAAAGAGGATTTGCTAAAATACTTAAAACAGATTGTAACATCATAA